A genomic region of Stegostoma tigrinum isolate sSteTig4 chromosome 15, sSteTig4.hap1, whole genome shotgun sequence contains the following coding sequences:
- the LOC125458781 gene encoding E3 ubiquitin-protein ligase XIAP-like isoform X2, with amino-acid sequence MDITTDCKQDLSNEIYRLGTFINFPSDSPISEATLARAGFFYTGIKDQVKCFSCGGAVDNWQHGDSAVRKHRQLFPACPFINASSLTERIANSDCSVASHDPEKADQAAANSNHALENRPCNQLTVVHQSCNQIPSNRVKRKSIEDLSHLRPKNPVMCSEEARLSTFTKWPSYGIVTPRELAKAGLYYTYKDDQVQCFCCGGLMKNWEPGDRAMSEHKRHFPMCAFVSGRFIGNIPIDANCSETFDVNPQSVIEPKANTSDLPKHPDKQTFDSRLQTFKCQISFPLNIADLARAGFYSTGDDDNVKCFHCDGGLRNWESSDEAWEQHAKWFPGCAFLIEQKGHDFINDVQLRKLYSNSKTEMLPQGDLFVHQPETENFFEHSHVAQGALEMGFDKSLIMELMKKKLLSTGDTYKSVEMLVTDILAVERDAPDQEHEDQQPETNVEEQLRKLKEEKCCKICWDRDVCIAFVPCGHIVTCKECSAVQKCPICCSQIRDRVRIYLS; translated from the exons ATGGATATTACAACAGATTGTAAACAAGATCTCTCAAATGAAATCTATAGACTTGGAACATTTATCAACTTTCCATCTGATTCCCCAATATCTGAAGCAACATTAGCCAGAGCAGGTTTCTTTTACACTGGTATCAAAGACCAGGTTAAATGTTTCAGCTGTGGTGGTGCAGTAGATAACTGGCAACATGGAGATTCTGCTGTACGAAAACATAGGCAGCTATTTCCAGCTTGTCCGTTTattaatgcttcaagtctgaCTGAACGAATCGCAAACTCTGATTGTTCAGTTGCATCTCATGACCCTGAAAAGGCTGACCAAGCAGCTGCAAATAGTAATCATGCATTGGAAAATCGCCCTTGCAACCAGTTAACTGTTGTCCACCAAAGTTGTAATCAAATTCCTAGCAATCGTGTGAAAAGGAAGAGTATTGAAGACCTTTCGCACCTACGACCCAAAAACCCTGTAATGTGCAGTGAAGAAGCCAGGCTTTCTACCTTTACCAAGTGGCCAAGTTATGGGATTGTAACACCAAGAGAACTTGCTAAAGCAGGACTTTATTATACGTACAAAGATGATCAAGTACAATGCTTTTGTTGTGGAGGGTTAATGAAAAACTGGGAACCTGGAGATCGAGCAATGTCAGAACACAAGAGGCATTTTCCGATGTGTGCTTTTGTTTCAGGGCGTTTTATTGGAAATATACCAATTGATGCAAATTGCAGTGAAACATTTGATGTTAACCCTCAGTCTGTAATTGAACCGAAAGCAAATACCTCTGATTTACCTAAGCATCCAGACAAGCAGACATTTGATTCGCGTCTTCAAACCTTCAAATGCCAAATAAGTTTTCCACTTAATATTGCTGATCTTGCAAGAGCTGGATTTTACAGCACAG GTGACGATGACAATGTGAAGTGTTTTCACTGTGATGGAGGGCTCAGAAATTGGGAATCTTCTGATGAAGCCTGGGAGCAACATGCCAAGTGGTTTCCAGG GTGTGCTTTCCTGATAGAACAGAAAGGCCATGACTTTATCAATGATGTTCAGTTGAGGAAATTGTACTCCAACTCCAAA ACTGAAATGTTGCCTCAAGGTGACCTTTTTGTACATCAACCAGAAACTG AGAACTTCTTTGAGCATTCCCATGTAGCTCAGGGTGCTCTTGAGATGGGATTTGACAAATCCCTAATTATGGAACTCATGAAAAAGAAACTCCTATCAACAGGTGATACCTACAAGTCTGTTGAAATGCTGGTCACAGATATTCTGGCAGTTGAAAGAGATGCACCAGATCAGGAACATGAAGATCAGCAGCCAG AAACAAATGTGGAGGAGCAGTTGAGAAAACTGAAGGAAGAGAAGTGTTGCAAAATTTGCTGGGATCGAGATGTTTGCATTGCCTTTGTCCCCTGTGGACATATAGTCACATGTAAGGAGTGTTCTGCTGTACAGAAATGCCCTATATGCTGCTCCCAAATTCGTGACAGAGTTAGGATATACTTGTCTTAA
- the LOC125458781 gene encoding E3 ubiquitin-protein ligase XIAP-like isoform X1, translated as MDITTDCKQDLSNEIYRLGTFINFPSDSPISEATLARAGFFYTGIKDQVKCFSCGGAVDNWQHGDSAVRKHRQLFPACPFINASSLTERIANSDCSVASHDPEKADQAAANSNHALENRPCNQLTVVHQSCNQIPSNRVKRKSIEDLSHLRPKNPVMCSEEARLSTFTKWPSYGIVTPRELAKAGLYYTYKDDQVQCFCCGGLMKNWEPGDRAMSEHKRHFPMCAFVSGRFIGNIPIDANCSETFDVNPQSVIEPKANTSDLPKHPDKQTFDSRLQTFKCQISFPLNIADLARAGFYSTGDDDNVKCFHCDGGLRNWESSDEAWEQHAKWFPGCAFLIEQKGHDFINDVQLRKLYSNSKTEMLPQGDLFVHQPETENFFEHSHVAQGALEMGFDKSLIMELMKKKLLSTGDTYKSVEMLVTDILAVERDAPDQEHEDQQPVETNVEEQLRKLKEEKCCKICWDRDVCIAFVPCGHIVTCKECSAVQKCPICCSQIRDRVRIYLS; from the exons ATGGATATTACAACAGATTGTAAACAAGATCTCTCAAATGAAATCTATAGACTTGGAACATTTATCAACTTTCCATCTGATTCCCCAATATCTGAAGCAACATTAGCCAGAGCAGGTTTCTTTTACACTGGTATCAAAGACCAGGTTAAATGTTTCAGCTGTGGTGGTGCAGTAGATAACTGGCAACATGGAGATTCTGCTGTACGAAAACATAGGCAGCTATTTCCAGCTTGTCCGTTTattaatgcttcaagtctgaCTGAACGAATCGCAAACTCTGATTGTTCAGTTGCATCTCATGACCCTGAAAAGGCTGACCAAGCAGCTGCAAATAGTAATCATGCATTGGAAAATCGCCCTTGCAACCAGTTAACTGTTGTCCACCAAAGTTGTAATCAAATTCCTAGCAATCGTGTGAAAAGGAAGAGTATTGAAGACCTTTCGCACCTACGACCCAAAAACCCTGTAATGTGCAGTGAAGAAGCCAGGCTTTCTACCTTTACCAAGTGGCCAAGTTATGGGATTGTAACACCAAGAGAACTTGCTAAAGCAGGACTTTATTATACGTACAAAGATGATCAAGTACAATGCTTTTGTTGTGGAGGGTTAATGAAAAACTGGGAACCTGGAGATCGAGCAATGTCAGAACACAAGAGGCATTTTCCGATGTGTGCTTTTGTTTCAGGGCGTTTTATTGGAAATATACCAATTGATGCAAATTGCAGTGAAACATTTGATGTTAACCCTCAGTCTGTAATTGAACCGAAAGCAAATACCTCTGATTTACCTAAGCATCCAGACAAGCAGACATTTGATTCGCGTCTTCAAACCTTCAAATGCCAAATAAGTTTTCCACTTAATATTGCTGATCTTGCAAGAGCTGGATTTTACAGCACAG GTGACGATGACAATGTGAAGTGTTTTCACTGTGATGGAGGGCTCAGAAATTGGGAATCTTCTGATGAAGCCTGGGAGCAACATGCCAAGTGGTTTCCAGG GTGTGCTTTCCTGATAGAACAGAAAGGCCATGACTTTATCAATGATGTTCAGTTGAGGAAATTGTACTCCAACTCCAAA ACTGAAATGTTGCCTCAAGGTGACCTTTTTGTACATCAACCAGAAACTG AGAACTTCTTTGAGCATTCCCATGTAGCTCAGGGTGCTCTTGAGATGGGATTTGACAAATCCCTAATTATGGAACTCATGAAAAAGAAACTCCTATCAACAGGTGATACCTACAAGTCTGTTGAAATGCTGGTCACAGATATTCTGGCAGTTGAAAGAGATGCACCAGATCAGGAACATGAAGATCAGCAGCCAG TAGAAACAAATGTGGAGGAGCAGTTGAGAAAACTGAAGGAAGAGAAGTGTTGCAAAATTTGCTGGGATCGAGATGTTTGCATTGCCTTTGTCCCCTGTGGACATATAGTCACATGTAAGGAGTGTTCTGCTGTACAGAAATGCCCTATATGCTGCTCCCAAATTCGTGACAGAGTTAGGATATACTTGTCTTAA